In one Aeromicrobium wangtongii genomic region, the following are encoded:
- the murJ gene encoding murein biosynthesis integral membrane protein MurJ, translating into MTESTDSTQQTVARASAWMALGTIVSRITGFLRAGLLALVIGTQLNGDLFDIANTIPNTLYILLAGGIFNVVLVPQLVRAMKNDPDGGDAYANRVITLGVLVLGVGTLLLMVLTPLLLRIVFDPQLFESELSAQRDSAHLLMLLCLPQVFFYGVFVLVGQILNARKRFGPMMWAPIVNNVVACCVVIAYAFIFGTSNGVDGFTTTEAVLLGAGSTLAIVLQALVLVPFLRRAGFRYRPRFDFRGVGLGHTMRLAVWTLMFIVVNQIAFIVINRLATGATLGGATDGEKGAGSTVYGLGYLISQLPHGVITVSLATAILPTLAALAAERRYDRFRLELGRTVRIALVIVVPIAVALACLGQPAAAIAGGFGALGGSTMAIGYTIQAFALASVTFTIHYMMLRGFYANEDNRTPLFIQLVIAAVNIAVAVVLVQLVDPNRVAMMLALAYGIAYLIGAFLSVTLLSRAIGPIVDREMRFFIRRMTVAVLLTAFVTLGVANGLDAAGVEPARALGGLITTLVAGLAGAVTYVAASRVVGLKELDHLVRSLLRRG; encoded by the coding sequence ATGACTGAGTCGACCGACAGCACCCAGCAGACCGTCGCCCGGGCCAGCGCCTGGATGGCGCTGGGGACGATCGTCTCGCGCATCACCGGCTTCCTGCGGGCCGGCCTGCTGGCCCTGGTCATCGGCACCCAGCTCAACGGCGACCTGTTCGACATCGCGAACACGATCCCCAACACGCTGTACATCCTGCTCGCCGGCGGCATCTTCAACGTTGTCCTGGTGCCCCAGCTCGTCCGGGCGATGAAGAACGACCCCGACGGCGGCGACGCGTACGCGAACCGGGTCATCACCCTAGGCGTGCTCGTGCTCGGGGTCGGGACCCTGCTGCTGATGGTGTTGACGCCGCTGCTGCTGCGGATCGTGTTCGACCCGCAGCTGTTCGAATCGGAACTCTCGGCGCAGCGCGACTCCGCCCATCTCCTGATGCTGCTGTGCCTGCCGCAGGTGTTCTTCTACGGCGTGTTCGTCCTGGTCGGCCAGATCCTGAACGCCCGCAAACGGTTCGGCCCCATGATGTGGGCGCCGATCGTCAACAACGTCGTGGCCTGCTGCGTCGTGATCGCCTACGCCTTCATCTTCGGCACGAGCAACGGGGTCGACGGGTTCACGACCACCGAGGCGGTCCTGCTGGGTGCCGGGTCGACGCTCGCCATCGTGCTGCAGGCACTCGTGCTGGTGCCGTTCCTGCGCCGTGCCGGATTCCGCTACCGCCCGCGGTTCGACTTCCGGGGCGTCGGGCTCGGCCACACGATGCGGCTGGCCGTGTGGACGCTGATGTTCATCGTGGTCAACCAGATCGCCTTCATCGTCATCAACCGACTGGCCACCGGCGCGACGCTCGGCGGGGCGACCGACGGCGAGAAGGGCGCCGGCTCGACCGTCTACGGGCTCGGCTACCTCATCAGCCAGCTGCCGCACGGCGTCATCACCGTGTCGCTGGCCACCGCGATCCTCCCGACACTGGCTGCTCTGGCTGCCGAACGCCGCTACGACCGGTTCCGGCTCGAGCTGGGTCGCACGGTGCGCATCGCGCTGGTCATCGTGGTGCCGATCGCGGTGGCCCTGGCGTGCCTGGGCCAACCGGCCGCGGCCATCGCCGGCGGCTTCGGCGCACTCGGCGGCAGCACCATGGCCATCGGCTACACGATCCAGGCCTTCGCCCTGGCCAGCGTGACCTTCACGATCCACTACATGATGCTGCGCGGCTTCTACGCCAACGAGGACAACCGGACCCCGCTGTTCATCCAGCTCGTCATCGCCGCCGTGAACATCGCCGTGGCAGTCGTGCTGGTCCAGCTGGTCGATCCCAACCGGGTCGCGATGATGCTGGCGCTGGCGTACGGCATCGCCTATCTCATCGGCGCCTTCTTGTCCGTCACGCTGCTGTCGCGGGCGATCGGGCCGATCGTGGACCGGGAGATGCGCTTCTTCATCCGCCGCATGACGGTGGCCGTGCTGCTGACCGCCTTCGTGACGCTCGGCGTCGCCAACGGTCTGGACGCCGCCGGAGTCGAGCCGGCGCGGGCGCTCGGCGGCCTGATCACCACGCTCGTGGCGGGTCTGGCCGGGGCCGTGACCTATGTCGCTGCTTCACGGGTCGTCGGTCTCAAGGAGCTCGACCACCTCGTGAGGTCGCTGCTCCGCCGAGGTTGA
- a CDS encoding protein kinase family protein: MSERRTLASGDVLARRYRLQELISERHGSTTWRAHDQILNRNVGIEVISSRDPRAEHFLRAARESTAVTDPRFLRVLDLVENERGHHLVIREWARAFGLDQLLAQSSLPNRRAATVVAEVAEAIAHAHEHGTYHRRLTPRQVLLKQSGAVRVVGLGVATALAPVGRQDTLSDLQAYEQLDVEALGKLLYACVTSRWPGGDVDGLLAAPTEHDRLLRPRQVRAGVSRDLDQVADRILGSPPRHHATPLRKAADIGRTLRLTGEDEDVLDDQPSLAGISSPDLLRLDPVIVPGGPPPGLEPPRRRPKAYEPAPPTTFERGKERAKGAARGDRGLILLGVVGALVIMTLIGVLASRAGQHSSDAVNDSSPLRVLPIQRATDFDPQGEDGQENRADTTFAIDGLPETGWRTSTYLGSAALGGLKDGVGIVLDLGGVREVDSVRLRLSGAPTSLVIYAAPESMDKTPRSRGDLSTVATVEGAGSDASISLRSGILTRYVVIWLTSLPEVEPGSFRGEIRDVVIRGRS, from the coding sequence ATGAGCGAGAGGCGGACACTGGCCTCCGGTGACGTCCTGGCCCGTCGTTACCGGCTCCAGGAGCTCATCAGCGAGCGTCACGGCTCCACCACCTGGCGGGCCCACGACCAGATCCTGAACCGCAACGTCGGCATCGAGGTCATCTCCAGCCGGGATCCGCGCGCGGAGCACTTCCTGCGGGCCGCACGGGAGTCCACCGCAGTCACCGATCCTCGGTTCCTGCGCGTCCTGGACCTCGTCGAGAACGAGCGCGGACACCATCTGGTGATCCGCGAGTGGGCACGGGCCTTCGGCCTGGACCAGCTGCTCGCGCAGTCGTCACTGCCCAACCGGCGCGCCGCGACCGTGGTGGCCGAGGTCGCCGAGGCGATCGCCCACGCGCACGAGCACGGCACCTACCACCGGCGGCTGACTCCTCGCCAGGTGCTGCTCAAGCAGTCCGGCGCCGTGCGGGTCGTCGGGCTCGGGGTCGCGACCGCCCTCGCCCCGGTGGGTCGCCAGGACACCTTGTCGGACCTGCAGGCCTATGAGCAGCTCGATGTCGAGGCACTGGGCAAGCTGCTGTACGCCTGCGTCACGAGCCGTTGGCCCGGCGGCGACGTCGACGGGCTGCTGGCCGCACCCACCGAGCACGACAGGCTGCTGCGGCCGCGTCAGGTCCGGGCCGGTGTCTCGCGCGATCTGGACCAGGTGGCCGACCGCATCCTCGGGTCACCGCCGCGGCACCACGCGACTCCGCTGCGCAAGGCCGCCGACATCGGACGGACGCTGCGGCTGACCGGCGAGGACGAGGACGTCCTGGACGACCAGCCGAGCCTGGCCGGGATATCGTCACCGGACCTGCTGCGCCTGGACCCGGTGATCGTGCCGGGCGGACCGCCGCCGGGCCTCGAGCCCCCGCGGCGCCGGCCCAAGGCCTACGAGCCGGCACCGCCCACGACGTTCGAGCGTGGCAAGGAGCGGGCCAAGGGTGCAGCCCGTGGGGATCGCGGCCTGATCCTGCTGGGCGTGGTCGGCGCCCTCGTGATCATGACGCTCATCGGCGTCCTGGCGAGCCGGGCCGGCCAGCACTCCTCTGATGCCGTGAACGACTCCTCGCCGCTGCGGGTCCTCCCGATCCAGCGCGCGACGGACTTCGACCCGCAGGGTGAGGACGGCCAGGAGAACCGCGCGGACACCACGTTCGCCATCGACGGCCTGCCGGAGACGGGTTGGCGGACGTCCACCTACCTGGGATCGGCCGCCCTGGGCGGGCTCAAGGACGGGGTGGGCATCGTGCTGGATCTCGGCGGCGTGCGCGAGGTCGACTCGGTGCGCCTGCGGCTGTCCGGCGCCCCCACCAGCCTGGTGATCTACGCGGCGCCCGAAAGCATGGACAAGACGCCGCGGTCCCGGGGCGACCTGTCCACCGTGGCAACTGTCGAGGGTGCCGGGTCCGATGCCAGCATCTCGTTGCGGTCGGGCATCCTCACGCGGTACGTGGTGATCTGGCTGACCTCCCTCCCGGAGGTCGAACCCGGCTCGTTCCGCGGCGAGATCCGCGATGTCGTGATCCGTGGTCGCTCCTGA